In the genome of Coxiella burnetii, the window TTTCAAATTATTTAACGAATAAATCTACAAAATTAGAAGTTTCAGAGGCCATATTTTCAAGTGAAAATCGTCAAAATAAAAATGAAGCTATTGCTATTATTGCGATGGACTGTAAATATCCGGGCGCTGATGATTGTGAATCCCTATGGGATAACTGTATTTCAGGCAAAGAATGTATTTCATTTTTTAATAAAAAGTCGACGAAAGAAAAAAATAATACGCAGCGTCCTGTACATGCCAGAGGCATATTGAAGGATATTGAATATTTTGATGCACAGTTTTTTAATTATAGTCCCAAAGAGGCGCAATTATCGGATCCGCAGCAGCGTTTATTCATTGAGTCGGCATGGATCGCATTAGAAAAAGCAGGTTATGCGTCTGACGACCGGAGCTACGGAAGAGTTGGCGTTTATGCCAGCATGAACGATAGTACTTATATTTTAGATCAATCTGCATTGCAAATAGCTAAGGATAATTTAACGGAGCGATTTGCGTTGCAACGATTAATGAGTTCTCAGTTTTTAGCGACAAAAGTAGCTTATTTGCTTAACTGTAGGGGCCCTAGTGTCACTGTGCAAACGGCCTGTTCCAGTTCTTTAGTGGCTGTTGTACTTGCTTGTCAACAATTAGCTTCTTTTACTTGTGATATGGCCATTGCAGGAGGTGTTTCCATTGTTACCCCCCAAGATCGCCCTTATATCTATCAGCAAGGTAATATTTATTCGCCAGATGGCCATTGTCGTCCTTTTGATGCCCATGCTGAGGGGACGGTGTTTAGTAATGGCTTAGGCGTGGTGATATTGAAACGCTTATCTGATGCGATTCGCGATAATGATTCCATTATCAGCGTAATTAAAGGGTATAGCATCAACAATGACGGTAGCCACAAAATGAGTTACGCTGCGCCGTCTCAGGAAGGACAATTGCATTGCATTTTAGCGGCTCAAGCAATGGCGAACGTAGAAGCGAATAGTATTCGATACGTTGAAACACACGGTACAGGAACACCTATAGGCGATCCTATAGAAATTGACGCATTAGCGAAAGCGTTTCGGATGAAAACGACTAAAGAACAGTTTTGCGCTTTAGGAAGCATTAAAGCGAATATCGGGCATACCCATGTGGCTGCTGGAATGGCAAGTCTAATTAAAACCGCTTTAGCTTTGCAGCATCAACAAATTCCGCCGTCTCTCCATTTTTCTTCACCCAACCCAGCTATCGATTTTGCGCATTCACCTTTCTATGTGAATACCCGTCTTCTTCATTGGCGAGAGGCTCAATACCCACGCCGTGCGGCCGTGAGTGCCTTTGGTGTAGGGGGCACTAATGCCCACATTGTCCTTGAAGAAGCGCCAGAAATAAAAAGCTTTCCTGCAAAACGTGCTACGTATACCTTGCTTCTTTCTGCAAAATCAGAAGAAGCTTTACGTGCTTATCATGATAATTTAATTAATTTCTTAGAAAAACAACAAAGTGCTTCCCCCACTTTGCTTGCAGATTTAGCTTATACTCTTCAGATAGGCAGAAATCATTATGATTATCGATCAGCCGTTGTGTGTGAGACTTTGTCAGAAGCTTTGGTTCAATTAAAAGTTGAAAAAGAAAAAAGTTACTCTCCGATTTTAAAAAGAAATGTTTCTCCAAAAAAAATTGTTTTTCTATTCCCCGGACAAGGCAGCCAGTACATTGATACTTCACGAATGCTTTACGAACGCGAACCTATTTATCGGCGATATCTCGATGAATGTTTACAAATGGCTTCCTACCACATGGGCACAAATTTGCACGATATTCTCTTCCCAAAGAAAGAAAATCAGGAGAGTGCAAAATCAAAACTTTTCCAAGCACAATTTACGCATCCCATTTTATTTTCAATTGAATACGCGCTAGCGAAGTGTTTTCAGTATTTTGGCATTGTGCCTGATATCATGCTGGGCCACAGCTTGGGAGAGTATGTCGCTGCTTGCTTAGCTGAAGTATTCTCGTTAGAAGAAGCAATCACTATTGTTTGTGCAAGGGGGAAAGCGATTGCTAATTGCGGCGAGGGTGAAATGCTAGCGGTACCGCTTCCTAAAAAAGAACTGCTTCCTTTCTGTACGATGGATATCGGTATTGCTGTGGAAATCACGCCTAGTTTATGTGTGGTTTCTGGATCTCGTGCAGCGATGAAAGAATTTCAGCAAGCGATTGAACCTGTACTTTCCAAAAAGTCCTTGTCTTTGAAACCATTAAAAAACACTTCCCCCTTTCATACGCATTTATTAAAACCAGCGGTTAAACCTTTTCTCGAGGTTTTGCAATCAGTTAAAAAACACTCTCCGAAAATTCCTTATCTTTCAAATTTAACGGGTGATTGGATAACCGACGATAAACTGAATGATCAATATTGGGTTGATCACATGTTAAGCACTGTTTTATTGTCAACGTGTGTAGAAAAATTATTGGTTGAAGCGGAAAATACCGTGTTCCTAGAAGTTGGACCAGGACGAACTTTGCTATCAACTTTACAAATGCATACTAAGAATAAGCTAAAAATGATTACAGTGCTAGCAAATGAGAAAACGATTAAAAAAAGTGACGATAAAATCTTCGCTAATGCGATAAAAGAACTTTGGTGCCAGGGCCACAGTATCGATTGGAGAAAATTTTACTCAGATGAAAAGAGAAGACGAATTCCTTTGCCAACTTATCCTTTTCAGAAACAGCGTTATTGGATTGATCAACTATTTAATTATCGAGAAGCCGATTCAGTTGAGCATAAAACAGAACTAAAATTTTATTTGCCAGCATGGATTAATGTGCCCGAACCTGTAGGCTTATTACTAACTTTTTCCTCGAATCCAGAAATACGCCGTTGGATCATTTTTGCTAATCAATCAGTTTTATGCGAGAAAACTTGTAAAAGCTTGCTCTCAATGGGCGAAAACATTATTAAAATATTTCCAGGAGAGGAAATTATCTTGCATACATATAACACCTTCACTATTAATCCTGCAGAAAAATCACATTATGAAGAAGTTCTTAGAAAAAGTGTTTCTACTGATGAAGCACATTACGTGATTCTTCATTTTTGGGGCGTTGATTCTTCTGAAATAAAGAGTGGTCATAACTTGTTGAACAGCACTGAACTTTATCAAGGCTTATATAGCGGCATTTTTATTGCGCAAGCGCTAAATCGTATTATACCTCATGCCAGTATCTTTTGGGGGATGGTGACTACACATTTGTATTCTGTCTTGGGAAATGAAAAAATTAATCCGTTAAAAAGCACGGTGTTGAGTTTATCTCGTGTGTTACCCCTTGAGAATTCTAATATTCGAATGTGTCAAATTGATGTGGATTCATTGATGAACGAAAACACGGTGGCTTTGTATGCCAATGAGGTGATTAGCCAAGTAGTGAAGAATCTTTCATGTTCAGAAGTTGTCGCCAATACTATTGTTTTGCGTCATCAGAAACGATGGAAACCTACGTATCAAGAAATAAACGTTACTGAATTTTCAAACGGGTCTGATATTACCATTGATCCTCAGGGAACTTACCTCATTACCGGGGGGTTGGGCGGAATGGGACTGGCCATTGCAAAATGGTTATCTGATAAAAATTCTGGTATTACTATCCTCTTGCTTTCCCGTAGTGTTTTCCCAGCACAAAATAGTTGGGATGATTGGTTAGCGAATCACACACCTAAAGACCCTATTAGTGAAAAGATAAAACAACTTAAGAAAATAGTTCGCAAGGGATGTCAGGTTGAAATTCTAAAAGGAGACATAGCTGACTATCGCCAAATAAAAGTACTTTTGTCCAAAGTTGAGAAGCAAACAGGTCCGATACGTGGCATATTTCATCTGGCGGGTATATCGGGCGGAGGGCTTACTGCTTTGAAAAATATTGAAACTGTTCAGGCCGTTTTGCAGCCCAAAATACAAGGAACATGGGTTTTAGCGCGGTTATTTCGAAAAAAAGTTTTGGACTTTTTCGTTAGCGCTTCGTCGTTGACAGCAATCGCTGGCGGGGTGGGGCAAATAGATTACTGCGCTGCTAATATCTTTTTAGACCATTTTTTAGAGCAAAACCCATTTAAATATTGTGAACGGCTATTAACGATCAATTGGAATGCCTGGCGGTCGGTAGGGATGGCTGCGAATGTCGCTGGAGCTAAAGTACATTGTCGTCTTTACGCGGGTAATAGTGTCACTCCCGAACAAGGAATAAAAGTTTTGAATACATTCTTAAGATCTCCTTACCGTCAAGTTCTTGTATCGCGCTACCAACCGGAGGAGGAAATCAAGCGAATTAAACGAATGTTTCAGCCAGAAGAAAAAATTGACCTATCGGCTGCAAACAGAATGAAACCAAAAGAATCAAATCAATTAAATGTGTTCGACGTTATGGGACAAACTTGGAAAGCTGTTTTAGGTGTGTCGAAGATTAATAAAACGGATACTTTTTATGACTGCGGTGGTGATTCATTAACGATGATCCAACTTATAGTTGCACTCGAAAAGCACTTTGGGATAACGATTATTTTACAAGATTTAATACGGGAAACCTCTTTTGGAGGGATGGTAAGGTTTGTGGAAGCGCTACTCCAGCGTCCAGACCGAAAGAGCCGTAAAATTAAGGGTTAAGTCTTTGAGAAGAGACTGGCTATATTGCCATACTGCTTTTTTTCAGTGTACAATAGCTATTACGAATAAAGCCTCACGGAGCTTTCCAATAGTTTAAAGGTAGATTTATCTTCTGTTGGGTTTGATTATTAACATAGTGGATCACTTTTTTAGTATCTTCTATCTACTTAAAAGTAAAATGAGTATGTCGCTGGATGCAATTATCTCCAATAAATTTTCTTTTGAAGTTTTTATTAATCAAATTGACTGCCCATTGCTTTTCATATCTGATGAAGGTTTTATTGAAGCAGCTAACGATTTTGCTATAAAACTCTTACAATTAAAGCCCGATCAATTTCCCGATGTAGATTTTCATGCTTTTTGCAGAGCTAATAAATATTCTTTATCCCGCTTCTTTAACAAAGTTGAGCCTCCAACCGAAGCACTTGAAGAAACTTATCTCCTTAAAGGACGACAGTACGTCATTTTATGGAAAATAATTCGCTTTTCTCAGTTTGATGATATGCTGAAAGGCAGTTTACTTGTGGGGCATGATAGAACTCAACTTCAGCTGGTTTCTGGTGAATTAAAAAGTAAAATATTTTTTTATGAAAACATTTTATCTAAATTACCCACGAATGTTTATTGGAAAGATAAAAATTCAGTTTATTTAGGTTGCAATGAGCGACTTGCTAGAGTGATGGGATTGCCCTCCAGAAAAGCTATTGAGGGTATGACCGATTTTGATTTTGTTTGGGGAAAGGAAGCCGCAAAAAGTTTTATCGAATTTGACCAAAAAGTAATGCGATCTGGAATTCCGTTAATGACAGAGGATGTTTTCAAGGAAGCCAGTGGTAACATTGTTACGGTTTTAACAAACAAAACGCCGCTAAAAAATGAGCATGGAGAAACGATAGGTGTTTTGGCCATCTCAGTGGATATCACTGAACTTAAAAAAACGCAAGCGCAATT includes:
- a CDS encoding type I polyketide synthase: MLSEQRDVIRDIIAVLRKHVEVDDININHSFASLGITSLRAVQLVNELNATLGVRLKAQDLFLYPTPLALSNYLTNKSTKLEVSEAIFSSENRQNKNEAIAIIAMDCKYPGADDCESLWDNCISGKECISFFNKKSTKEKNNTQRPVHARGILKDIEYFDAQFFNYSPKEAQLSDPQQRLFIESAWIALEKAGYASDDRSYGRVGVYASMNDSTYILDQSALQIAKDNLTERFALQRLMSSQFLATKVAYLLNCRGPSVTVQTACSSSLVAVVLACQQLASFTCDMAIAGGVSIVTPQDRPYIYQQGNIYSPDGHCRPFDAHAEGTVFSNGLGVVILKRLSDAIRDNDSIISVIKGYSINNDGSHKMSYAAPSQEGQLHCILAAQAMANVEANSIRYVETHGTGTPIGDPIEIDALAKAFRMKTTKEQFCALGSIKANIGHTHVAAGMASLIKTALALQHQQIPPSLHFSSPNPAIDFAHSPFYVNTRLLHWREAQYPRRAAVSAFGVGGTNAHIVLEEAPEIKSFPAKRATYTLLLSAKSEEALRAYHDNLINFLEKQQSASPTLLADLAYTLQIGRNHYDYRSAVVCETLSEALVQLKVEKEKSYSPILKRNVSPKKIVFLFPGQGSQYIDTSRMLYEREPIYRRYLDECLQMASYHMGTNLHDILFPKKENQESAKSKLFQAQFTHPILFSIEYALAKCFQYFGIVPDIMLGHSLGEYVAACLAEVFSLEEAITIVCARGKAIANCGEGEMLAVPLPKKELLPFCTMDIGIAVEITPSLCVVSGSRAAMKEFQQAIEPVLSKKSLSLKPLKNTSPFHTHLLKPAVKPFLEVLQSVKKHSPKIPYLSNLTGDWITDDKLNDQYWVDHMLSTVLLSTCVEKLLVEAENTVFLEVGPGRTLLSTLQMHTKNKLKMITVLANEKTIKKSDDKIFANAIKELWCQGHSIDWRKFYSDEKRRRIPLPTYPFQKQRYWIDQLFNYREADSVEHKTELKFYLPAWINVPEPVGLLLTFSSNPEIRRWIIFANQSVLCEKTCKSLLSMGENIIKIFPGEEIILHTYNTFTINPAEKSHYEEVLRKSVSTDEAHYVILHFWGVDSSEIKSGHNLLNSTELYQGLYSGIFIAQALNRIIPHASIFWGMVTTHLYSVLGNEKINPLKSTVLSLSRVLPLENSNIRMCQIDVDSLMNENTVALYANEVISQVVKNLSCSEVVANTIVLRHQKRWKPTYQEINVTEFSNGSDITIDPQGTYLITGGLGGMGLAIAKWLSDKNSGITILLLSRSVFPAQNSWDDWLANHTPKDPISEKIKQLKKIVRKGCQVEILKGDIADYRQIKVLLSKVEKQTGPIRGIFHLAGISGGGLTALKNIETVQAVLQPKIQGTWVLARLFRKKVLDFFVSASSLTAIAGGVGQIDYCAANIFLDHFLEQNPFKYCERLLTINWNAWRSVGMAANVAGAKVHCRLYAGNSVTPEQGIKVLNTFLRSPYRQVLVSRYQPEEEIKRIKRMFQPEEKIDLSAANRMKPKESNQLNVFDVMGQTWKAVLGVSKINKTDTFYDCGGDSLTMIQLIVALEKHFGITIILQDLIRETSFGGMVRFVEALLQRPDRKSRKIKG